From a region of the Methylocystis hirsuta genome:
- a CDS encoding Crp/Fnr family transcriptional regulator, with the protein MTLPTTLNGLLIEGIGYLAAAASVFVYVSNTMIPLRIAAILANALFAAYFFLKGLYPLFALNAFLVPVNIVRLRQIRRLVQDIRAAASEDFDFEWLRPYMRPLKLSEGFVLHRIGDLSEEAYLLVRGEIHLREPDVTLKPGTLFGEMGMFTNENRRTATAVAATDVELLCVRYDDLLQLAAQTPQFGFYLMRLMVQRMQHNVELARARKG; encoded by the coding sequence ATGACGCTGCCCACGACGCTGAACGGTTTGCTCATCGAAGGCATCGGCTATCTCGCCGCGGCGGCGAGCGTGTTCGTTTATGTGTCGAACACCATGATCCCGCTGCGGATCGCGGCCATCCTCGCCAATGCGCTGTTCGCCGCCTACTTCTTTCTCAAGGGTCTCTACCCCCTCTTCGCGCTCAACGCCTTTCTGGTCCCGGTCAACATCGTGCGGCTCCGACAGATCCGGCGGCTCGTCCAGGATATTCGCGCCGCCGCCTCCGAGGATTTCGATTTCGAATGGCTGCGTCCCTATATGCGGCCCTTGAAGCTGTCCGAAGGCTTTGTCCTGCATCGCATCGGCGATCTGTCCGAGGAAGCCTATCTCTTGGTGCGCGGCGAGATCCATCTGCGCGAGCCCGACGTCACGCTGAAGCCCGGAACGCTCTTTGGCGAGATGGGCATGTTCACCAATGAAAATCGCCGCACCGCCACCGCGGTCGCCGCGACCGACGTCGAGCTTCTCTGCGTGCGCTATGACGATCTCTTGCAGCTCGCGGCGCAGACTCCGCAATTCGGCTTTTACCTGATGCGGCTGATGGTTCAGCGCATGCAGCACAATGTGGAGCTCGCCCGCGCCCGCAAAGGATGA
- the leuD gene encoding 3-isopropylmalate dehydratase small subunit → MDKFTTLTGVAAPLPIVNVDTDMIIPKQYLKTIQRTGLGKGLFSEMRYRDDGSENPDFVLNQPAYRNARILVAGDNFGCGSSREHAPWALLDFGLRCIISTSFADIFYNNCFKNGILPIAVSEVELDRLMDDAQRGANATLTVDLAAQEIRGPDGGVITFDIDPFRKHCLLNGLDDIGLTLQKADKIDDYEKQAAAKRPWA, encoded by the coding sequence ATGGACAAATTCACCACGCTGACGGGCGTCGCGGCGCCGTTGCCGATCGTGAACGTCGATACGGACATGATCATCCCCAAGCAATATCTCAAAACCATTCAGCGCACCGGCCTCGGCAAGGGCCTCTTTTCGGAGATGCGCTATCGCGACGACGGTTCCGAGAATCCCGATTTCGTCCTGAATCAGCCGGCCTACCGCAATGCGCGCATCCTCGTCGCCGGCGACAATTTCGGCTGCGGCTCGTCGCGCGAACACGCGCCCTGGGCGCTGCTCGACTTCGGGCTCCGCTGCATCATTTCGACGAGCTTCGCCGATATTTTCTATAACAACTGCTTCAAGAACGGGATCTTGCCGATCGCGGTCAGCGAGGTCGAGCTCGACAGGCTGATGGACGACGCCCAGCGCGGCGCGAACGCCACCCTGACCGTCGACCTCGCGGCGCAGGAGATTCGCGGGCCGGACGGCGGCGTGATCACATTCGACATCGACCCCTTCCGCAAGCACTGCCTGCTGAACGGTCTCGACGACATTGGGCTGACTCTCCAGAAAGCCGACAAGATCGACGACTATGAAAAGCAGGCCGCGGCGAAACGCCCTTGGGCTTGA
- the lptB gene encoding LPS export ABC transporter ATP-binding protein, with the protein MSYLSALSMRFRAAGQSLARLANGVRRSRKPDDIAEGQWRDAGAQNLGADSDEAALDANFWGPAPTNEQAEPPPAFEPGSAYREPAGFDGQGLLSIHNLAKSYKARRVVEDVSLHVARGEAVGLLGPNGAGKTTVFYMITGLVKPDKGVISLDGYDVTPLPMYRRARLGIGYLPQEASVFRGLSVEDNIRAVLEITQPDAKKREEELEALLEEFRLTRMRHTPAVALSGGERRRCEIARALAGHPSFMLLDEPFAGIDPIAVGGIQDLVRHLKARGIGVLITDHSVRETLGLTDRAYIIYNGHVLTEGTPDEIVANPDVRRIYLGEDFRM; encoded by the coding sequence TTGAGTTATCTTTCCGCCCTTTCCATGCGTTTTCGCGCCGCCGGCCAGTCGCTGGCGCGGCTCGCTAACGGCGTCAGGCGCTCGCGAAAGCCCGACGACATCGCGGAAGGCCAATGGCGTGACGCCGGCGCCCAAAACTTAGGCGCCGATTCCGACGAGGCGGCGCTCGACGCAAACTTCTGGGGACCCGCGCCGACGAACGAACAAGCTGAGCCGCCGCCGGCCTTCGAGCCGGGCTCCGCCTATCGGGAACCCGCCGGATTCGACGGCCAGGGCCTGCTTTCGATCCATAATCTGGCGAAGTCCTACAAGGCGCGCCGCGTCGTCGAAGACGTGAGCCTGCATGTGGCGCGCGGCGAGGCGGTCGGGCTGCTGGGTCCCAACGGCGCCGGCAAAACCACCGTTTTTTACATGATCACCGGGCTGGTGAAGCCCGACAAGGGCGTGATCTCGCTCGACGGCTATGATGTGACGCCGCTGCCGATGTATCGCCGCGCGCGGCTCGGAATCGGCTATCTGCCGCAGGAGGCGTCGGTGTTCCGGGGCCTCTCGGTCGAGGACAATATCCGCGCCGTGCTCGAGATCACGCAGCCCGACGCCAAAAAACGCGAGGAGGAGCTGGAGGCGCTTCTTGAAGAGTTCCGCCTCACCCGCATGCGCCACACGCCCGCCGTGGCGCTTTCCGGCGGCGAACGGCGTCGCTGCGAGATCGCCCGCGCGCTCGCCGGCCACCCGTCCTTCATGCTGCTCGACGAGCCTTTCGCCGGCATTGACCCGATTGCCGTCGGCGGCATTCAGGACCTTGTGCGGCATTTGAAAGCGCGCGGCATCGGCGTGCTCATCACCGACCACAGCGTTCGCGAGACGCTGGGCCTCACCGACCGCGCCTACATTATCTACAACGGCCATGTGCTGACCGAAGGAACGCCTGACGAAATCGTCGCCAATCCGGATGTTCGGCGCATCTACCTCGGCGAAGATTTCCGCATGTAG
- the rpoN gene encoding RNA polymerase factor sigma-54 yields the protein MAISTKLMMRQGQALVMTPQLLQAIKLLQFSNLELAAFLHDELERNPLLEAQEGDGGADAADHGSQGAEPSGAEAVEGPQEGDWARQDLAVDSATLSADLGADMSNTFEAEGPAIGERARDDAPDGAGLSATSWTGAAGGGSADGEAPNLEAYIADRQNLHEHLAEQLALACPDPRHRIIGQAIIDAIDDSGYLREDLGEIAARLEADRAEAERILATIQTFDPSGVGARDLAECLAIQLKERDRYDPAMQAFVANLPLVARRDFAQLAKLCGVDDEDIADMAAELRRLEPKPGRAFGGAPIQPLVADVIVRAAADGAWHVELNADALPRVLVNHSYAAQVSAVATGPADKSFISSCLQNANWLTKSLEQRARTILRVASEIVRLQDAFLTHGVEHLRPLNLRTVADAIGMHESTVSRVTSNKYMMTPRGVFELKYFFSASIATTSGAAAHSAEAVRFRIKQMIDRETPDGILSDDAIVERLKASDIEIARRTVAKYRDSLRIPSSVDRRRAKLAQARMTTN from the coding sequence ATGGCGATTTCCACCAAGTTGATGATGCGTCAGGGCCAAGCCCTGGTGATGACGCCGCAGCTGCTTCAGGCGATCAAGCTGCTGCAGTTTTCCAATTTGGAGCTTGCCGCCTTTTTGCATGATGAGCTCGAGCGCAATCCGCTGCTCGAAGCGCAGGAAGGCGATGGCGGCGCCGACGCGGCCGATCATGGTTCGCAGGGCGCCGAGCCGAGCGGCGCAGAGGCCGTCGAAGGGCCGCAGGAGGGCGATTGGGCGCGGCAGGATCTCGCCGTCGACTCCGCGACGCTCTCCGCCGATCTCGGCGCCGACATGAGCAATACTTTTGAGGCCGAGGGCCCAGCGATCGGAGAGCGGGCGCGGGATGACGCCCCCGACGGGGCCGGCCTTTCGGCGACCTCCTGGACCGGCGCCGCCGGCGGCGGGTCGGCCGACGGCGAAGCGCCCAATCTCGAAGCCTATATCGCCGACCGTCAGAATCTTCACGAGCATCTCGCCGAACAGCTGGCGCTCGCCTGTCCGGATCCGCGTCACAGAATCATCGGCCAGGCGATCATCGATGCGATCGACGACAGCGGCTATCTGCGAGAAGACCTTGGCGAGATCGCCGCCCGTCTCGAGGCGGACAGGGCGGAGGCCGAGCGCATTCTCGCGACGATCCAGACCTTCGACCCTTCCGGCGTCGGCGCGCGCGATCTCGCGGAATGCCTCGCGATCCAGCTCAAGGAGCGCGACCGCTACGATCCGGCGATGCAAGCGTTCGTCGCCAATCTCCCGCTCGTCGCGCGCCGCGATTTTGCGCAACTCGCCAAGCTGTGCGGCGTCGACGACGAAGACATCGCCGACATGGCGGCGGAGCTGCGCCGGCTGGAGCCAAAGCCCGGCCGAGCGTTCGGCGGCGCCCCGATTCAGCCGCTCGTCGCCGACGTCATTGTTCGCGCCGCTGCCGACGGCGCCTGGCACGTGGAGCTCAATGCTGACGCGTTGCCGCGCGTATTGGTCAATCACAGTTATGCGGCGCAAGTCAGCGCCGTCGCCACCGGCCCCGCGGACAAAAGCTTCATTTCGAGCTGCCTGCAGAACGCCAACTGGTTGACCAAGAGTCTCGAGCAGAGGGCCCGCACCATTCTACGCGTCGCCTCTGAAATCGTGCGACTGCAGGACGCCTTCCTCACGCATGGCGTCGAACATCTGCGTCCGCTGAACTTGCGCACGGTCGCCGATGCGATCGGCATGCATGAGTCGACGGTCTCGCGGGTGACGTCGAACAAATACATGATGACGCCGCGTGGCGTCTTCGAGCTCAAATACTTCTTCTCCGCGTCGATCGCCACGACGAGCGGCGCGGCCGCGCATTCGGCCGAAGCGGTGCGCTTTCGCATCAAGCAGATGATCGATCGGGAAACGCCCGACGGCATCCTGTCGGACGACGCGATCGTCGAACGGCTGAAGGCGAGCGACATTGAAATCGCCCGGCGCACGGTTGCGAAATACCGCGACAGTTTGCGCATTCCATCCTCGGTCGATCGCCGCCGCGCCAAGCTTGCGCAGGCGCGCATGACAACCAATTAA
- the hpf gene encoding ribosome hibernation-promoting factor, HPF/YfiA family gives MSLRVSGKNINIGEALRAHVTQRLETAAAKYFDGRVSGHVTISPEGSGFRADCSLHLASGIVLQADGRAQEPYASFDQAAERIEKRLRRYKSRLKSHHEHGHGDGAQAEVVAYHVLEAPDQENEASAEFSAAIIAESTTQLRRLSVSAAVLDLDLTGAPVVVFRHANTGRVNVVYRRGDENIGWIDTPESEGGAR, from the coding sequence ATGTCTCTTAGGGTTTCCGGCAAGAACATCAACATCGGCGAAGCGCTTCGGGCTCATGTGACGCAGAGGCTGGAGACGGCGGCGGCGAAATATTTTGACGGCCGGGTCAGCGGCCACGTCACCATCTCGCCGGAAGGCTCGGGCTTTCGCGCCGACTGCAGCCTGCATCTCGCCTCCGGAATCGTGCTGCAGGCCGACGGCCGCGCACAGGAGCCCTACGCCTCCTTCGATCAGGCGGCGGAGCGCATCGAAAAACGCCTGCGCCGCTACAAGAGCAGGCTCAAGAGCCATCACGAGCATGGCCACGGCGATGGCGCTCAGGCCGAGGTCGTCGCCTATCACGTGCTTGAGGCCCCCGATCAGGAAAATGAGGCGTCGGCGGAGTTCAGCGCCGCGATCATCGCCGAATCCACCACTCAATTGCGCCGGCTGTCGGTTTCAGCGGCGGTGCTCGACCTCGATCTCACTGGCGCGCCCGTCGTGGTGTTCCGGCACGCCAACACCGGCCGCGTGAATGTCGTCTATCGGCGCGGCGATGAAAATATCGGCTGGATCGACACCCCCGAGTCGGAAGGCGGCGCGCGCTGA
- a CDS encoding PTS sugar transporter subunit IIA — MRPTDLVSPDSVCASLKATTKKHLLQELSEKAAKICGLPAREIFDALLHRERLGSTGIGEGIAIPHGKLAKLKGIYGVFGRLDRPVDFGSLDGAPVDLVFMILTPESSGADHLKALACAARMLREQGLVATLRGTRDDDALYSLIAQRSKPFAA; from the coding sequence ATGCGGCCAACGGACTTGGTTTCGCCGGATTCGGTTTGCGCCTCGCTGAAGGCGACGACGAAGAAGCATCTTCTCCAGGAACTCAGCGAGAAGGCCGCGAAGATTTGCGGGCTTCCCGCGCGCGAGATCTTCGATGCGCTTCTTCACCGCGAGCGGCTGGGCTCGACGGGAATTGGCGAAGGCATCGCCATTCCACACGGCAAGCTCGCAAAATTGAAGGGGATTTACGGGGTGTTCGGCCGTCTTGACCGGCCTGTCGACTTCGGGTCTCTTGACGGCGCGCCGGTCGATCTCGTGTTCATGATCCTCACGCCCGAGAGTTCGGGCGCTGATCATCTCAAGGCGCTCGCCTGCGCGGCCCGGATGCTGAGGGAGCAAGGCCTCGTGGCGACGCTACGCGGGACGCGCGACGACGATGCGCTCTATTCGCTGATCGCGCAGCGCTCGAAGCCGTTTGCGGCATAG
- a CDS encoding general stress protein, producing MEENKKSSRGFASMDPEKQRAIARKGGQSVPDEKRSFSQNPDLAARAGRKGGQSVNPAKRSFSRDHALASEAGRKGGHASHGGGAQKRSAPL from the coding sequence ATGGAGGAGAATAAAAAATCCAGCCGCGGTTTTGCGTCTATGGATCCCGAAAAGCAGCGGGCCATCGCACGCAAGGGCGGCCAGAGCGTTCCTGACGAGAAACGAAGCTTCTCGCAGAACCCCGATCTTGCGGCCCGGGCAGGGCGCAAGGGCGGTCAAAGCGTGAATCCGGCCAAGCGGAGCTTCTCGCGCGATCATGCGCTCGCTTCGGAAGCCGGCCGCAAAGGCGGACACGCCTCCCATGGAGGCGGCGCCCAAAAACGCAGCGCGCCGCTCTAA
- a CDS encoding response regulator, translating to MSASKEISAHIPYLRRFARALVGDREGGDAYVLATLETVVAEPSRITDSDDLRIAVYRLFLDVWAASPINAHIDRSGALAENGRRNLDAISLKPRIAFLLQALEGFDLDQIGQTLKVSELEAGALIEAANGEIADQIATDVLIIEDEPLIAHDLRSIVEELGHRVVGMPRTHGEALAAIQQGNPGLILADIQLADGSSGLDAVNEILVSLSIPVIFVTAYPERFLTGEPPEPAFLIAKPFNVESLKAVISQALFFERRAGRREQNAPRVGM from the coding sequence ATGTCGGCGTCAAAGGAAATTTCAGCGCATATTCCCTATTTGAGACGTTTTGCGCGCGCATTGGTCGGCGATCGGGAAGGCGGCGACGCCTATGTGCTGGCCACTCTCGAAACCGTCGTCGCGGAACCAAGCCGCATCACAGATTCCGATGACCTGCGCATCGCCGTATACCGTCTGTTCCTGGATGTCTGGGCGGCGTCGCCGATCAACGCCCACATTGATCGCTCCGGCGCGCTGGCGGAAAACGGCCGACGCAATCTCGACGCTATTTCGCTGAAGCCGCGAATAGCCTTTTTGCTGCAGGCGCTCGAAGGCTTCGATCTCGACCAGATCGGTCAGACTCTAAAGGTTTCGGAGCTCGAGGCTGGCGCCCTGATCGAGGCGGCGAACGGCGAGATCGCCGACCAGATCGCGACCGACGTGCTGATTATCGAGGACGAGCCCCTGATCGCCCATGACCTGAGGAGCATCGTCGAGGAGCTGGGACATCGGGTGGTCGGCATGCCGCGCACGCACGGCGAGGCGCTGGCGGCCATACAACAAGGCAACCCGGGACTGATTCTCGCCGATATTCAGCTCGCGGACGGCAGTTCCGGGCTCGACGCCGTCAACGAGATCCTCGTCTCTCTGTCCATCCCGGTGATCTTCGTCACCGCCTACCCTGAGCGGTTTTTGACCGGCGAGCCGCCCGAACCGGCCTTTCTGATCGCCAAACCCTTCAATGTCGAAAGCCTCAAGGCCGTCATCAGCCAGGCGCTATTTTTTGAACGACGCGCCGGACGCCGCGAACAAAACGCGCCGCGGGTCGGCATGTGA
- a CDS encoding NepR family anti-sigma factor has product MTRDEFGERRRGVGEAHCGAQPAQRPRPVEFQDSIGKELRNLYDDVVAQPVPDRFLKLLNQLETNVLSSPATSSAPRKSE; this is encoded by the coding sequence ATGACGCGTGACGAATTCGGCGAGCGTCGCCGAGGAGTAGGGGAGGCGCACTGCGGCGCACAGCCGGCCCAGCGACCGCGGCCGGTGGAATTTCAGGACTCGATCGGAAAGGAGCTCCGCAATCTCTACGACGATGTCGTGGCTCAACCGGTTCCCGATCGGTTTCTGAAACTTTTGAACCAACTCGAAACGAATGTGCTATCCTCCCCGGCGACGTCAAGCGCGCCGAGGAAGAGTGAGTGA
- a CDS encoding sigma-70 family RNA polymerase sigma factor translates to MKASEEAHSAGQGLKADLISAIPSLRAFAVSICGNSDRADDLVQETLVKAWGSLATFSEGTNLTAWLFTILRNIYYSEFRKRRREAPDPDGLIAGRLVAPESQHAHMDFLDFRDAMQKLPLDQREALILVGASGMSYEEAAQICGCAPGTMKSRVNRARNRLSDLMSAPPSAEPREWSSAEQLSAATRD, encoded by the coding sequence GTGAAGGCAAGCGAAGAAGCGCATTCGGCAGGACAGGGATTGAAGGCTGATCTGATCTCAGCCATCCCGAGCTTGCGCGCGTTCGCGGTGTCGATTTGCGGAAACTCCGATCGCGCCGACGACCTCGTTCAGGAAACGCTGGTCAAGGCCTGGGGCAGTCTCGCGACGTTTTCGGAAGGCACCAATCTCACCGCCTGGCTGTTCACGATTCTGCGCAACATCTACTACAGCGAATTTCGCAAGCGCCGACGCGAGGCCCCCGATCCCGACGGGCTGATCGCCGGACGATTGGTCGCGCCGGAATCGCAGCACGCGCATATGGATTTTCTCGACTTTCGTGACGCGATGCAAAAATTGCCGCTCGATCAGCGCGAGGCGCTGATCCTGGTCGGCGCCTCCGGCATGTCATATGAGGAAGCGGCTCAAATCTGCGGCTGCGCGCCAGGCACGATGAAGAGCCGGGTGAATCGCGCCCGCAATCGGCTTTCGGACCTGATGTCGGCGCCGCCAAGCGCCGAGCCGCGCGAATGGTCCTCGGCCGAGCAGCTCTCCGCAGCCACGCGCGATTGA
- the fumC gene encoding class II fumarate hydratase, whose amino-acid sequence MTDDHRIERDSFGDIAVPSWAYWGAQTERSRENFPIGGDLMPIEIVHALARIKLAAAKVNARKGLLEPKIADAIVAAAREVIDGKLDVHFPLVVWQTGSGTQTNMNVNEVIANRANEMLGAPRGSKSPVHPNDHVNLGQSSNDSFPTAIHIAGATTISGRLIPAVERLHISLNAKAVKFADIIKIGRTHLQDATPVTLGQEFSGYAAQAEYAERRIRTTLADLLQLAQGGTAVGTGVNTFKGFGEEVAADIAEQTGLPFVSAPNKFEALATHDAIVFAHGALNALASGLYKIASDIRLLGSGPRAGLGELRLPENEPGSSIMPGKVNPTQVESLTMVCTRVFGNNATITFAASQGHLELNVLKPVVGFALLESTILLADGINSFVARCIDGIEADEANIKRFLDRSLMLVTALAPKIGYDAASKIARAAHKNGTSLKEEALASGKVTEIEFDETVRPENMLAPSD is encoded by the coding sequence ATGACCGACGATCACAGAATTGAACGCGACTCCTTCGGCGACATCGCCGTGCCGTCGTGGGCCTATTGGGGCGCCCAGACGGAACGCTCGCGCGAGAATTTTCCGATCGGCGGCGATCTCATGCCGATCGAGATCGTGCATGCGCTGGCGCGCATCAAGCTCGCGGCCGCCAAGGTCAACGCCAGGAAAGGCCTGCTCGAGCCTAAGATCGCCGACGCGATTGTGGCCGCCGCGCGCGAGGTGATCGACGGCAAGCTCGATGTTCATTTCCCGCTCGTCGTCTGGCAGACCGGCTCCGGCACCCAGACGAACATGAACGTCAATGAGGTCATCGCCAATCGCGCCAATGAAATGCTGGGCGCGCCGCGCGGCTCGAAATCGCCGGTGCATCCGAACGATCATGTCAATCTCGGGCAGTCGTCGAACGACAGTTTCCCCACCGCCATTCATATCGCCGGCGCCACGACGATCTCCGGTCGGCTGATTCCCGCCGTCGAGCGGCTGCATATTTCGCTCAACGCCAAGGCGGTGAAATTCGCCGATATCATCAAGATCGGCCGCACCCATCTGCAGGATGCGACGCCGGTGACGCTCGGCCAGGAGTTTTCCGGCTATGCGGCGCAGGCCGAATACGCGGAAAGGCGCATCAGAACCACCCTTGCCGATCTTCTGCAGCTCGCTCAGGGCGGCACGGCGGTCGGCACCGGCGTCAACACCTTCAAAGGCTTTGGCGAAGAGGTCGCGGCCGATATCGCGGAGCAGACAGGACTGCCTTTCGTCTCGGCGCCCAACAAGTTCGAGGCGCTCGCGACCCATGACGCGATCGTCTTCGCGCATGGCGCGCTCAACGCGCTGGCGTCGGGCCTCTATAAGATCGCGAGCGACATTCGCCTGCTCGGCTCCGGGCCGCGCGCCGGCCTCGGGGAGCTCAGACTTCCCGAGAACGAGCCGGGTTCGTCGATCATGCCGGGCAAGGTCAATCCGACCCAGGTCGAATCGCTGACCATGGTGTGCACGCGGGTTTTCGGCAACAACGCGACAATCACCTTTGCCGCTTCGCAAGGCCATCTTGAACTGAATGTGCTGAAGCCGGTCGTCGGCTTCGCGCTGCTCGAGTCGACGATCCTGCTCGCCGACGGCATCAACAGTTTCGTTGCGCGTTGCATCGACGGCATCGAAGCGGATGAGGCCAATATCAAGCGCTTTCTTGATCGCTCGCTGATGCTTGTCACCGCGCTCGCGCCAAAGATCGGCTATGACGCGGCCTCGAAGATCGCCCGCGCCGCGCACAAAAACGGCACCAGCCTGAAGGAAGAGGCGCTCGCGTCCGGCAAGGTGACGGAGATCGAGTTCGACGAAACCGTGCGGCCGGAGAATATGCTCGCGCCAAGCGATTGA
- a CDS encoding M20/M25/M40 family metallo-hydrolase codes for MAAIEAVLNTIDANLDASRERLFDLLRIPSVSTDPAYNAQCLRAANWLKDQLTGLGYAAEVRETPGHPIVVGHAKAKRKDAPHVLFYGHYDVQPADPLELWETEPFAPRLTEGADGKDIVARGASDDKGQLMTFVEACRAFEANGGLPCNVTFLFEGEEETGSPSLPGFLAAHKDELSAPDLALVCDTSMWNASTPAITVMLRGLALEEVIIKGPSHDLHSGMFGGPVLNPIHVLAKIIADLHDIEGKVTLPGFYASVPEIPDDIAEQWRAIDFNEAKWLSEIGLTRVGGETGRGIIEQIWARPTCDVNGIIGGYTGAGSKTVLPAQASAKFSFRLVGKQDAKAILESFRSFVRERLPTDAKAEFISHGASNALQLPFGSEALNRARRALAEEWDKEPVLAGCGGSIPIVGSFKRDLNMDSLMIGFAHDDDRIHSPNEKYSYTSFHKGARSWARVLHALAAA; via the coding sequence ATGGCCGCGATCGAAGCCGTCCTCAATACGATAGACGCCAATCTCGACGCGTCGAGAGAACGCCTGTTCGATCTCTTGCGCATCCCCTCGGTTTCGACCGATCCGGCCTATAATGCGCAATGCCTTCGGGCGGCGAACTGGCTCAAGGATCAGCTCACTGGGCTTGGCTACGCCGCCGAGGTGCGCGAGACGCCCGGCCATCCGATCGTCGTCGGCCACGCCAAGGCGAAGCGCAAGGATGCGCCGCATGTGCTGTTCTACGGCCATTATGACGTGCAGCCCGCCGATCCGCTGGAGCTGTGGGAAACGGAGCCCTTCGCGCCGCGGCTGACCGAGGGCGCGGACGGCAAGGACATCGTCGCCCGCGGCGCCTCGGACGACAAGGGCCAGCTGATGACGTTCGTCGAAGCCTGCCGCGCGTTCGAGGCGAATGGCGGCCTGCCCTGCAATGTCACTTTTCTGTTCGAGGGCGAAGAGGAGACGGGGTCGCCCTCGCTTCCGGGCTTTCTCGCCGCGCATAAGGACGAACTCTCGGCGCCCGATCTCGCGCTTGTCTGCGACACCAGCATGTGGAACGCGTCGACGCCGGCGATCACGGTGATGCTGCGCGGGCTCGCGCTTGAAGAGGTGATCATCAAAGGGCCGAGCCATGATCTGCATTCCGGCATGTTCGGCGGGCCGGTGCTGAATCCGATTCATGTGCTGGCGAAAATCATCGCCGATCTGCATGACATCGAGGGCAAGGTGACGCTGCCGGGCTTCTATGCCAGCGTGCCGGAGATTCCCGATGACATCGCCGAGCAATGGCGCGCCATCGACTTTAACGAGGCCAAATGGCTCTCGGAAATTGGCCTCACGCGCGTTGGCGGCGAAACGGGCCGCGGAATTATCGAGCAGATCTGGGCGCGCCCGACCTGCGACGTGAATGGAATCATTGGCGGCTACACCGGCGCGGGATCGAAGACGGTGCTGCCGGCGCAGGCGTCCGCGAAATTTTCCTTTCGCCTCGTCGGCAAGCAGGACGCCAAAGCAATCCTCGAAAGCTTCCGCAGCTTCGTGCGCGAGCGTCTGCCGACGGACGCCAAGGCGGAATTCATTTCGCACGGCGCCTCGAACGCTCTGCAACTTCCCTTCGGCTCGGAGGCGCTCAATCGTGCGCGCCGCGCGCTTGCGGAAGAATGGGACAAGGAGCCGGTGCTCGCGGGTTGCGGGGGCTCGATCCCGATCGTGGGCAGTTTCAAGCGCGACCTCAATATGGATTCGCTGATGATCGGCTTCGCGCATGACGACGACCGCATCCATTCGCCTAACGAGAAATATTCCTACACGTCGTTCCATAAAGGCGCGCGCTCCTGGGCGCGCGTGCTGCACGCGCTGGCGGCGGCGTAG